In Aequorivita sp. H23M31, a single window of DNA contains:
- a CDS encoding GIY-YIG nuclease family protein yields MYYLYILYSEHLDRYYIGSTEDISVRLKEHLWNHEGFTARAKDWEIRYSENFLTRSEALAREQQIKKWKSRKLIEKLIASRD; encoded by the coding sequence ATGTATTATCTCTATATTTTATATTCCGAACATCTTGATCGTTACTACATCGGTTCAACGGAAGATATCTCCGTGCGTCTTAAGGAACATCTTTGGAACCATGAAGGTTTTACGGCAAGAGCAAAGGACTGGGAAATCAGATATTCCGAAAATTTTCTAACTAGATCTGAAGCGCTTGCGCGGGAACAACAGATAAAAAAATGGAAGAGCCGGAAATTGATCGAGAAATTAATTGCCTCACGCGATTAG
- a CDS encoding GIY-YIG nuclease family protein: protein MYYLYILYSEHLDRYYIGSTEDISVRLKEHLWNHEGFTARAKDWEIRYSENFLTRSEALAREQQIKKWKSRKLIEKLIASRH, encoded by the coding sequence ATGTATTATCTCTATATTTTATATTCCGAACATCTTGATCGTTACTACATCGGTTCAACGGAAGATATCTCCGTGCGTCTTAAGGAACATCTTTGGAACCATGAAGGTTTTACGGCAAGAGCAAAGGACTGGGAAATCAGATATTCCGAAAATTTTCTAACTAGATCTGAAGCGCTTGCGCGGGAACAACAGATAAAAAAATGGAAGAGCCGGAAATTGATCGAGAAATTAATTGCCTCACGCCATTAG
- a CDS encoding UDP-N-acetylmuramoyl-tripeptide--D-alanyl-D-alanine ligase: MDIETLYRHFLQSSGVCTDTRHIQENCIFFALAGENFNGNLFAQEALDTGARMVVVDQEEFHKNTGETFLVNNTLLALQELAQYHRMQLKTKIIALTGSNGKTTTKELINAVLSQKFQTVATKGNLNNHIGVPLTLLSIPVDTEFGIVEMGANHLGEIEMLSNITQPDFGYITNFGKAHLEGFGSLEGVIKGKSELYVFLQQQNKIAFVNANDPKQLESSKENKRVTFGTPESDFNIDLLDSHSNLLLNYRGLNIQSNLVGAYNFMNLSAAIAIGAYFGVSPEKIKEGIESYIPTNNRSQLIKQDTNTILMDAYNANPSSMMAALKNFRQAEGNNKILFLGDMFELGSDALAEHQNIVDFLSENIFGKVLLVGENFFKTKVEASHIKKFRTFDDLKNEIQTHTPSFSFILIKASRGMALERILEVL; the protein is encoded by the coding sequence ATGGATATTGAAACTCTTTACCGTCATTTTCTACAAAGCAGTGGAGTGTGCACCGACACCCGCCACATTCAAGAAAACTGCATATTCTTCGCACTTGCAGGGGAAAACTTCAATGGCAACCTATTTGCGCAAGAAGCATTGGATACTGGTGCGAGGATGGTAGTGGTGGACCAAGAAGAATTTCATAAAAATACTGGCGAAACATTTCTTGTGAACAACACGCTTCTTGCTCTACAGGAGCTGGCTCAATATCACCGGATGCAATTAAAAACAAAAATAATTGCTCTAACCGGCAGCAACGGCAAAACAACAACCAAGGAACTGATAAATGCCGTACTTTCCCAAAAGTTCCAAACTGTAGCTACAAAGGGAAATCTAAACAATCATATTGGAGTGCCCCTGACACTACTTTCTATTCCAGTAGATACCGAATTTGGAATCGTTGAAATGGGCGCCAATCATTTGGGAGAAATTGAAATGTTAAGCAACATTACCCAACCTGATTTTGGATATATCACCAATTTCGGGAAGGCGCATCTCGAGGGTTTTGGAAGCCTTGAAGGTGTGATAAAAGGAAAATCGGAACTCTATGTATTTCTTCAGCAGCAGAACAAAATAGCATTCGTAAATGCCAATGATCCAAAACAATTAGAAAGTTCCAAAGAAAATAAGCGAGTTACATTTGGCACACCCGAGAGTGATTTTAATATTGATCTTCTTGATTCGCACAGTAACCTATTGCTGAATTACAGAGGTTTAAACATTCAAAGCAACTTGGTAGGAGCATACAATTTTATGAATCTGTCTGCTGCGATTGCCATTGGGGCATATTTTGGAGTTTCTCCAGAAAAGATTAAGGAAGGAATAGAAAGTTATATCCCAACAAATAATCGGTCTCAACTTATTAAGCAGGACACCAATACGATTCTTATGGATGCCTATAATGCGAATCCAAGCAGCATGATGGCAGCTCTCAAAAATTTCAGGCAAGCAGAGGGAAACAATAAAATATTATTTCTAGGCGATATGTTTGAGCTTGGATCAGATGCTCTGGCAGAACACCAAAATATTGTGGATTTCCTTTCCGAGAATATTTTCGGGAAAGTTCTACTCGTTGGGGAAAATTTCTTTAAAACCAAGGTTGAAGCCTCCCACATAAAGAAATTCAGGACGTTTGATGACTTAAAAAATGAGATTCAAACCCACACCCCATCCTTTTCATTTATATTAATAAAAGCTTCCAGAGGAATGGCATTAGAGAGGATTTTGGAGGTTTTATAA
- a CDS encoding YitT family protein, whose translation MFENIKRNLLSYFGINRNDRSYKEAFVRSVKNWELEIAHELSDFVYLLLGVLSASFGLRGFLMPSSFIDGGVTGISLMMNTLTNISLSFFLVIINLPFIILAFFSIGKRFAIKSVISIVLLSLAVAYIPFPQITDDKILIAAFGGLFLGLGIGLAIRGGAILDGTEVLAIYISRNTVMTVGNIILIFNIVIFLTAAYFLSTEVALYAIMTYFSASKTVDFIIDGIEEFMGVTIISVNSEEIRAAIVDRMGRGCTLFKAENGFIKEGESRRPMDVVYTVITRLEMSKLKSEVNKIDKQAFMIMTSVKDAKGGMIKKKPIKKFEK comes from the coding sequence ATGTTTGAAAATATAAAAAGAAATCTATTAAGTTATTTTGGAATCAATAGGAATGATCGATCTTATAAGGAGGCTTTTGTAAGAAGCGTTAAAAACTGGGAACTTGAAATTGCCCATGAGCTTTCCGACTTTGTCTATCTCTTGCTAGGTGTACTTTCTGCATCATTTGGGCTACGGGGATTTTTAATGCCAAGTTCCTTTATTGATGGGGGTGTAACAGGTATTTCGTTGATGATGAATACTTTGACGAATATTTCCTTGTCCTTTTTCCTAGTTATCATAAACCTTCCTTTTATAATTTTGGCTTTTTTTTCTATAGGGAAACGATTTGCAATAAAAAGCGTAATCAGTATTGTGCTGTTATCCTTGGCTGTAGCTTACATTCCATTTCCGCAAATAACTGATGATAAAATCTTGATTGCTGCCTTTGGAGGTTTGTTTTTGGGATTGGGGATCGGTCTTGCTATTAGGGGTGGTGCGATCCTAGATGGAACAGAAGTTCTCGCAATCTACATAAGCAGGAACACAGTAATGACAGTGGGAAATATTATCCTTATTTTTAATATCGTTATCTTCCTTACCGCCGCATATTTCCTATCTACCGAAGTGGCGCTTTATGCGATTATGACCTATTTTTCCGCCTCTAAAACGGTCGACTTTATTATTGATGGTATAGAGGAATTTATGGGAGTTACCATTATTTCCGTAAATAGTGAGGAGATTCGTGCCGCCATTGTAGATAGAATGGGACGTGGTTGTACTCTTTTTAAAGCTGAAAATGGTTTTATAAAGGAAGGGGAGTCAAGGCGACCGATGGATGTGGTTTACACAGTTATTACTCGTTTGGAAATGAGCAAGCTAAAATCGGAAGTTAATAAAATAGATAAGCAGGCATTTATGATAATGACTTCCGTTAAAGATGCCAAGGGAGGAATGATTAAAAAGAAACCCATCAAAAAATTCGAGAAATAA
- a CDS encoding GIY-YIG nuclease family protein, translating to MYYIYILYSEHLDRYYTGSTEDISVRLKEHLWNHKGFTARAKDWEIRYSENFLTRSEALAREQQIKKWKSRKLIEKLIASRD from the coding sequence ATGTACTATATCTACATTTTATATTCCGAACATCTTGATCGTTACTACACCGGTTCAACGGAAGATATCTCCGTGCGTCTTAAGGAACATCTTTGGAACCATAAAGGTTTTACGGCAAGAGCAAAGGACTGGGAAATCAGATATTCCGAAAATTTTCTAACTAGATCTGAAGCGCTTGCGCGGGAACAACAGATAAAAAAATGGAAGAGCCGGAAATTGATCGAGAAATTAATTGCCTCACGCGATTAG
- a CDS encoding GIY-YIG nuclease family protein, producing MYYLYILYSEHLDRYYIGSTEDISVRLKEHLWNHKGFTAKAKDWEIRYSENFRTRSEALAREQQIKKWKSRKLIEKLIASRD from the coding sequence ATGTATTATCTCTATATTTTATATTCCGAACATCTTGATCGTTACTACATCGGTTCAACGGAAGATATCTCCGTGCGCCTTAAGGAACATCTTTGGAACCATAAAGGTTTTACGGCAAAAGCAAAGGACTGGGAAATCAGATATTCCGAAAATTTCCGAACTAGATCTGAAGCGCTTGCGCGGGAACAACAGATAAAAAAATGGAAGAGCCGGAAATTGATCGAGAAATTAATTGCCTCACGCGATTAG
- the porU gene encoding type IX secretion system sortase PorU, which yields MRKILIHLLFLVLPIVVGAQSKTITINWGDSSARESNNYQPNSGANSGAVEEDVLELDLDYGAPNYTTQWVDSNFADKNSVRVSNVKYGPLSTAELNRINKELVTNKLSYSIATTKARDILYTIFSISPIIRVNGSYQKVMSFSVDYNYGAQRRNAPPSRTNSVLASGKWFKFKVEKSGIHKIDKSFLKSLGMNTDEINPRNLKIYGNGGQTLPLLNSRNTIFDLPENSIQVIGEEDGRFDSNDYILFYGTSTEGYVLDNDSNLNPYADESFYYVTVVGGPGKRVIDMVEPSGSADHVISRFDDYQFHEKDEESPTKMGRTWYGNRFDINREQHYEFSFPNIISEEPIRMKLKVAAASESATSMTVSANGTSLDPINFTALSRYVLLSTKESVNNILASGETVKVDLVYNNSGNPSSVGYLDYLSVEAVRQLKGVSGQLPFRYKNAGTLTGIGEYQISNAAQFSQVWDVTDPYFITAKQNVENGTSISFKQNMGTVREYVAVNPNDYYTPVKIRNSVVANQDLKGSIFRDESGNFKDVDYIIITAPFLIQPALRLASFHRSLQGLNVKVVTTDKIYEEFSSGKQDIAAIRNFIRYVYYNASDPSKRIKYIGIMGDTSVDYKNRLPNNNNIVPTFHRVDGTSETASYMSDDFYGSMDDLGGSIGGNSYNENGVRVDDTDKLDIAMGRMIVDNVSLANAMVDKIIHYASKASYGNWRTNFVLVSDDVDKPSEKSLQKSLDGLGDLISEKKPFINVKKIHTDSYQQQTSAGGNRYPDVNEAIKNAVDVGSIVMNYFGHGGEDGLAHEAIYTKEMAMDFKNMDNLPCFVTVTCEFTKFDNPLRITAGELTYQNKEGGAISLVTTTRAVFINVGIRFNEKLARPMFGFDMEVPEVPAEALRIAKNEMTDINRRVIFFIGDPAMPLAFPKKDIRITKLNGQPVSQSTDVLKALSKVKFEGEVLNEAGQVMTDYNGVLETKVYDKNIMRQTLGNDGSRNDPPPNGDGQLIIMDFITLGESLFNGKASVKNGRFNFEFVVPRDIQIPVGKGRVSLYAKRDNQLEDQTGVNLDIDVGGLNENAPVDNEGPTIRLFMNDESFISGGITNDSPIFIAKLEDENGINTTSGIGHDIIAILDGDESNPFVLNEFYQTNVDDFTKGSTQYNFRDLEDGLHTIKLKAWDVYNNSSTAEIQFIVAGDDKLEITRVLNYPNPFVNYTEFWFNHNRPFEPLDVQVQVFTVAGKIVWTKNQTINTDGFLSRDIVWDGRDDFGDRIGKGVYVYKITVKSTLTNQRVEKFEKLVIL from the coding sequence ATGAGAAAAATATTAATCCATTTGCTTTTCTTGGTCTTGCCAATTGTGGTAGGAGCACAGTCTAAAACAATTACCATTAACTGGGGAGATTCCAGCGCAAGGGAATCCAATAACTATCAGCCGAATTCTGGGGCCAATTCTGGTGCGGTAGAAGAAGATGTATTGGAGCTGGACCTGGATTATGGTGCGCCCAATTATACTACACAATGGGTGGATTCTAATTTTGCCGATAAAAACTCTGTTCGTGTATCAAACGTAAAGTACGGTCCACTTTCCACTGCCGAGTTAAATAGAATTAATAAGGAGCTTGTGACGAATAAGTTATCTTACAGTATTGCAACTACGAAGGCACGGGATATTCTCTATACTATTTTTTCCATTTCTCCTATTATACGGGTGAATGGTTCTTATCAAAAAGTGATGTCTTTTTCGGTAGATTATAATTATGGAGCGCAAAGACGAAATGCGCCACCTTCACGAACCAATTCGGTACTTGCTTCTGGGAAGTGGTTTAAGTTTAAAGTGGAAAAGTCAGGGATACATAAAATTGATAAGTCATTCCTAAAGAGTTTGGGAATGAATACCGACGAAATTAATCCTCGAAATCTTAAGATTTACGGAAATGGCGGACAGACCCTGCCACTACTTAATTCGAGAAATACGATTTTTGATCTTCCGGAAAACTCCATCCAAGTAATTGGGGAAGAGGATGGAAGATTTGATTCCAACGACTATATTTTATTCTACGGTACCAGTACGGAAGGATATGTGCTGGATAACGACTCAAATTTGAATCCTTATGCCGATGAATCCTTTTATTATGTTACTGTTGTGGGCGGCCCAGGCAAAAGAGTTATAGATATGGTTGAACCTTCTGGCTCTGCCGATCATGTTATCTCTAGGTTTGATGATTATCAATTTCATGAAAAGGATGAAGAGAGCCCTACAAAAATGGGTCGTACGTGGTATGGAAACCGATTTGATATAAATAGGGAACAACATTACGAGTTTTCTTTTCCAAATATAATTTCAGAAGAACCCATACGGATGAAACTAAAAGTAGCCGCCGCTTCGGAAAGTGCTACTTCTATGACGGTTTCCGCCAATGGAACTAGTTTAGATCCAATAAACTTTACCGCCCTATCCAGATATGTACTATTGAGCACAAAGGAATCGGTAAACAATATTTTGGCAAGTGGAGAAACTGTTAAGGTAGATTTGGTCTATAACAATTCGGGGAATCCTTCCAGTGTTGGATATCTGGATTATTTAAGTGTGGAGGCTGTGCGGCAATTGAAAGGTGTAAGTGGACAACTACCGTTCAGGTATAAAAATGCAGGAACTTTAACTGGAATAGGCGAATACCAAATCAGTAATGCTGCTCAATTTTCACAGGTGTGGGATGTGACCGATCCTTATTTCATCACTGCCAAGCAAAATGTTGAAAATGGAACCTCTATTTCGTTTAAACAAAATATGGGTACGGTTCGGGAATATGTAGCTGTAAATCCAAATGATTATTATACTCCAGTAAAAATCAGGAATTCAGTAGTTGCCAACCAGGATTTAAAGGGAAGTATTTTTAGAGATGAGTCCGGAAATTTTAAGGATGTAGATTATATTATTATAACTGCGCCCTTTTTAATTCAGCCAGCTTTAAGGCTTGCCTCCTTTCACCGTAGTTTGCAAGGATTGAATGTAAAAGTGGTTACCACCGATAAGATATATGAAGAATTCAGTTCGGGCAAACAGGATATTGCCGCTATTCGGAATTTTATACGCTATGTGTACTATAATGCTTCCGATCCTTCTAAGCGAATAAAGTACATCGGAATAATGGGCGATACCTCTGTTGATTACAAGAATAGATTGCCCAATAATAATAATATCGTTCCTACTTTTCATAGAGTGGATGGTACGAGCGAAACCGCTTCCTATATGTCCGACGATTTTTATGGAAGTATGGATGATTTGGGAGGTTCCATTGGGGGCAATTCTTATAATGAAAATGGAGTTAGGGTTGATGACACGGACAAGCTCGATATTGCCATGGGAAGGATGATTGTGGATAATGTCTCTCTGGCAAATGCCATGGTCGATAAAATAATCCATTATGCCTCAAAAGCATCTTATGGAAACTGGAGAACAAATTTCGTGCTCGTTTCAGATGATGTTGACAAGCCAAGTGAGAAAAGTTTACAAAAAAGTCTTGATGGCCTGGGAGATCTTATTTCAGAAAAGAAGCCTTTTATAAATGTAAAAAAGATACATACTGATTCTTATCAACAACAAACTTCCGCCGGAGGGAATCGTTATCCAGATGTGAATGAAGCGATTAAAAATGCCGTGGATGTAGGTTCCATAGTTATGAATTATTTCGGCCATGGTGGGGAAGATGGATTGGCCCACGAAGCTATATATACTAAGGAGATGGCGATGGATTTTAAAAACATGGACAATCTTCCCTGTTTTGTTACCGTTACCTGCGAGTTTACAAAATTTGATAATCCACTTCGAATTACAGCAGGAGAATTGACTTATCAAAATAAAGAGGGTGGAGCTATATCACTTGTAACCACTACACGTGCGGTTTTTATAAATGTGGGTATTCGGTTTAACGAAAAACTGGCGAGACCCATGTTTGGATTTGATATGGAAGTTCCAGAGGTCCCTGCAGAAGCTTTAAGGATAGCAAAGAACGAAATGACTGATATAAACCGTCGCGTAATTTTCTTTATTGGTGATCCCGCCATGCCTTTGGCATTTCCAAAAAAGGATATCCGCATTACTAAACTTAATGGACAGCCAGTCAGTCAATCCACCGATGTGTTGAAAGCCCTTAGTAAAGTTAAATTTGAAGGAGAAGTCCTAAATGAGGCGGGACAAGTAATGACAGATTATAATGGTGTTCTTGAAACCAAAGTGTACGACAAAAATATTATGCGTCAAACATTGGGGAATGATGGTTCTAGAAATGATCCACCACCAAATGGGGATGGCCAATTAATTATTATGGACTTCATCACTTTGGGAGAAAGTCTTTTTAATGGAAAAGCGAGCGTAAAAAATGGACGGTTTAACTTTGAGTTCGTCGTTCCCAGAGATATCCAAATACCCGTTGGAAAAGGTAGGGTAAGCTTATATGCCAAAAGAGATAACCAATTGGAAGATCAAACAGGGGTGAATTTGGATATTGATGTTGGTGGGCTTAATGAGAACGCTCCTGTAGATAATGAAGGTCCTACAATAAGACTATTTATGAACGATGAAAGTTTTATTTCTGGAGGAATAACCAATGATAGTCCGATATTCATTGCAAAACTTGAAGATGAAAATGGTATTAATACCACTAGTGGTATTGGTCACGATATAATCGCAATTCTGGATGGAGATGAATCTAATCCCTTTGTCTTGAATGAATTTTATCAAACCAATGTAGACGATTTCACGAAAGGTTCTACTCAATATAATTTTCGAGACCTTGAGGATGGTTTGCACACAATAAAGCTCAAAGCATGGGATGTTTATAACAATTCCTCAACTGCCGAAATACAGTTTATCGTGGCAGGCGATGATAAATTGGAGATTACCAGAGTGCTAAATTATCCCAATCCATTTGTGAATTATACCGAATTCTGGTTTAACCACAACCGCCCTTTCGAGCCTTTGGATGTACAAGTGCAGGTTTTTACGGTGGCAGGAAAAATAGTATGGACAAAAAACCAGACCATTAATACAGACGGGTTTTTATCCCGGGATATAGTTTGGGACGGCCGTGACGATTTTGGTGATCGTATTGGAAAAGGTGTGTACGTTTATAAGATAACGGTTAAATCCACGTTAACCAATCAGCGAGTTGAAAAATTTGAGAAACTTGTTATCCTTTAA
- a CDS encoding GIY-YIG nuclease family protein, which translates to MYYLYILYSEHLDRYYIGSTEDISVRLKEHLWNHKGFTAKAKDWEIRYSENFLTRSEALAREQQIKKWKSRKLIEKLIASRD; encoded by the coding sequence ATGTATTATCTCTATATTTTATATTCCGAACATCTTGATCGTTACTACATCGGTTCAACGGAAGATATCTCCGTGCGCCTTAAGGAACATCTTTGGAACCATAAAGGTTTTACGGCAAAAGCAAAGGACTGGGAAATCAGATATTCCGAAAATTTTCTAACTAGATCTGAAGCGCTTGCGCGGGAACAACAGATAAAAAAATGGAAGAGCCGGAAATTGATCGAGAAATTAATTGCCTCACGCGATTAG
- a CDS encoding multidrug effflux MFS transporter, with the protein MKNQSRFTIVFSLGLLSALGPFSIDLYLPGFPEIARDLQTTTSSVALSLSSYFIGVSIGQLIYGPLMDRFGRKIPLYTGLLIYLAASIFIVFATSVESLIVVRFIQALGGCAGMVAARALVRDIFPVSENAKVFSLLMLVIAVSPIVAPTLGGYATAHWGWHSIFIILSILAFLNFILVFFLLPAGAPPDLELSLKPKSITSKFWKVFKTPQFYTYTFAGSFAASGLYVYIAGSPHIFMELYEVSEKQYGWIFGIIAMGLITASQLNTLLLRRFRSEQIVKVALLFQVLIGIIFFLAALFNLLELYSTIVLAFLFLSTQGFAFPNTSALALAPFEKSAGTASALMGALQLGIGAVMTALVSLWSNETPLPMTLMMLLCASIGLGILIFGSKRNITLVTE; encoded by the coding sequence ATGAAAAACCAAAGTCGTTTTACCATTGTTTTTTCTCTCGGATTGCTATCGGCGTTGGGACCTTTTTCCATAGATCTTTACCTTCCTGGCTTTCCAGAAATTGCGCGCGATCTGCAGACTACTACAAGTAGCGTGGCGCTATCGTTATCCAGTTATTTTATTGGAGTAAGTATTGGTCAGCTTATTTATGGCCCGTTAATGGATAGATTTGGACGTAAAATTCCCCTTTATACTGGTCTGCTGATTTATCTGGCTGCCTCTATTTTTATAGTATTCGCAACATCTGTTGAATCTCTTATTGTGGTACGATTTATTCAGGCCTTGGGTGGATGTGCGGGGATGGTTGCTGCAAGAGCCTTGGTCAGGGATATTTTTCCAGTTTCGGAAAATGCTAAAGTGTTCAGTCTTTTGATGCTGGTAATAGCGGTCTCCCCTATTGTAGCTCCAACATTGGGAGGATATGCCACTGCACATTGGGGATGGCATTCCATTTTTATTATTCTCTCCATATTGGCATTTCTAAACTTTATCTTGGTCTTTTTTCTACTTCCCGCAGGAGCGCCTCCAGATTTAGAATTATCCCTAAAGCCTAAGTCAATTACAAGTAAGTTTTGGAAGGTTTTCAAAACTCCACAGTTTTACACTTATACTTTTGCCGGATCATTTGCAGCAAGTGGATTATACGTTTATATAGCCGGTTCGCCACATATTTTTATGGAACTTTACGAAGTTTCCGAAAAACAGTATGGCTGGATCTTCGGTATAATTGCAATGGGATTGATTACCGCAAGTCAATTGAACACTTTATTATTAAGAAGATTTCGAAGTGAACAAATCGTAAAAGTCGCGCTATTGTTTCAGGTGTTAATCGGAATTATCTTTTTCCTTGCCGCACTATTTAATTTACTCGAACTGTATTCTACAATTGTTTTGGCATTTTTGTTTTTGAGTACCCAAGGGTTTGCATTTCCCAATACTTCGGCTCTTGCGCTTGCCCCTTTCGAAAAAAGTGCTGGAACAGCCTCTGCTTTAATGGGCGCTCTCCAATTGGGAATCGGTGCTGTAATGACCGCCTTGGTATCCTTATGGAGCAATGAAACACCACTTCCTATGACTCTTATGATGTTACTTTGTGCAAGTATAGGACTCGGGATTTTAATTTTTGGTAGCAAAAGAAATATAACTCTGGTTACCGAATAA
- the gldJ gene encoding gliding motility lipoprotein GldJ produces the protein MLPRNIALKLFITVVTASLFVGCNKTRDYKNSSRATGWKMNAKEGGFQYDPMAKEQETGPGLVFVEGGTFTMGRVQDDPMHDWNNTPTQQHVQSFYMDETEVTNLMYLEYLDWLKKVFPPSDENYRRIYDGAVPDTLVWRNRLGYNEVMTNNYLRHPAYAEYPVVGVSWIQAVEFANWRTDRVNEMLLEKEGITARNAKYDVKPGESFNTETYLNAPKFTYGGNDSITRGGKKSEQIAKRSKDSTNLYVNRESGLILPAYRLPTEAEWEYAALGMSGLRNYNIYRGKKKYPWEGQYTRSGNRKTRGDQMANFKQGAGDYGGIAGWSDDGADITAKVKSYAPNDYGLYDMAGNVAEWVADVYRPIVDDDYNDFNYYRGNVYTKNAIDENGKVKVVTKDSIIFDTLSNGRIVARNLPGAILQVPIGEEETYLRTNFSKSDNRDYRDGDKPSTRYFQSFGGDDSDEIAEPSERMYNSPLPKVYADSTGNLDKQYDKSSSRTTLIDNEVRVYKGGSWRDRDYWLDPAQRRYFPQDMATDYIGFRCAMSRVGSKNQKGKRPRN, from the coding sequence ATGTTACCAAGAAATATAGCTTTAAAGCTATTTATTACGGTTGTTACTGCCTCACTTTTCGTAGGTTGCAACAAGACTAGAGATTATAAAAATAGCTCTCGGGCAACCGGATGGAAAATGAATGCCAAGGAAGGTGGATTTCAATATGACCCCATGGCGAAAGAACAAGAAACGGGTCCTGGATTAGTCTTTGTTGAAGGTGGAACCTTTACTATGGGAAGAGTTCAAGACGATCCCATGCACGACTGGAACAACACCCCTACGCAGCAACACGTTCAATCCTTCTATATGGATGAAACGGAAGTTACCAACCTTATGTATCTAGAATACTTAGATTGGTTGAAGAAGGTGTTTCCTCCAAGTGATGAAAACTATCGAAGAATTTATGATGGGGCAGTTCCAGATACTTTGGTTTGGAGAAATCGTTTGGGCTATAACGAAGTAATGACAAATAACTATTTGCGTCATCCGGCTTATGCGGAATATCCAGTTGTAGGGGTAAGTTGGATTCAAGCTGTTGAATTTGCCAATTGGCGAACAGATAGGGTTAACGAAATGCTACTTGAAAAAGAGGGAATTACCGCAAGAAATGCGAAATACGATGTTAAACCGGGGGAATCTTTTAATACTGAAACCTATCTTAATGCTCCAAAATTTACTTATGGAGGAAATGACTCCATCACTCGAGGTGGAAAAAAATCTGAACAAATTGCCAAAAGAAGCAAGGACAGTACCAATCTTTATGTGAATAGAGAATCGGGACTTATTCTTCCGGCATACCGTTTGCCTACTGAAGCAGAATGGGAATATGCTGCTCTAGGAATGAGCGGACTTCGTAACTACAATATTTATCGAGGAAAGAAAAAATATCCTTGGGAAGGCCAATATACTCGTTCTGGAAACAGAAAAACACGTGGCGATCAAATGGCAAACTTTAAACAAGGCGCCGGAGATTATGGTGGAATTGCCGGATGGAGTGATGATGGTGCCGATATTACAGCAAAAGTAAAGTCGTACGCACCGAATGATTACGGTCTTTATGATATGGCAGGAAATGTGGCGGAATGGGTAGCCGATGTGTACCGTCCCATTGTTGACGACGATTACAATGATTTCAATTATTATCGGGGTAATGTTTACACCAAAAATGCAATTGATGAGAATGGTAAGGTGAAGGTTGTCACAAAGGATTCTATAATTTTCGATACACTTAGTAATGGTAGAATCGTAGCGCGTAATTTGCCAGGAGCAATTTTACAGGTTCCCATTGGTGAAGAAGAAACTTATCTTCGAACAAACTTCTCTAAGAGTGATAACCGCGATTATAGGGATGGAGATAAACCTTCAACCCGTTATTTCCAATCATTCGGTGGAGATGACTCTGATGAGATTGCCGAACCTAGTGAAAGAATGTACAATTCACCGCTTCCAAAGGTTTACGCTGATAGTACAGGAAACCTAGATAAGCAATATGATAAATCCTCAAGCCGTACAACTCTTATTGATAATGAAGTTCGAGTTTATAAAGGAGGATCGTGGAGAGATCGTGATTACTGGTTAGATCCGGCACAACGACGTTATTTCCCTCAGGATATGGCCACTGATTACATCGGATTCCGTTGTGCGATGAGCCGAGTTGGATCTAAAAATCAAAAAGGAAAACGTCCAAGAAATTAA